A single region of the Lycium barbarum isolate Lr01 chromosome 2, ASM1917538v2, whole genome shotgun sequence genome encodes:
- the LOC132626137 gene encoding 14-3-3-like protein GF14 iota isoform X1 has product MSKEKERETHVYTAKLAEQAERYDEMVESMKKVAKLDAELTVEERNLLSVGYKNVIGARRASWRIMSSIEQKEESKGNENNVKLIKGYRQKVEQELSKICHDILEIIDKHLIPSSGTGEATVFYYKMKGDYYRYLAEFKTDQEKKEASEQSLKGYEAATATANSDLPSTHPIRLGLALNYSVFYYEIMNSPERACHLAKQGFDEAIAELDTLSEESYKDSTLIMQLLRDNLTLWTSDLPEDGVEENSKADEPKAAEPPQKAAEATQKTEDPPQQ; this is encoded by the exons ATGTCGaaggaaaaggaaagagaaaCTCATGTTTACACGGCCAAGCTCGCCGAACAAGCTGAACGTTATGATG AAATGGTTGAGAGCATGAAGAAAGTTGCAAAACTCGACGCTGAACTGACAGTGGAGGAAAGGAACTTGCTTTCTGTTGGTTACAAGAATGTTATTGGAGCTCGAAGGGCTTCGTGGCGTATTATGTCTTCCATCGAGCAGAAAGAAGAGTCGAAAGGGAATGAGAACAACGTGAAGCTGATTAAGGGATATCGTCAGAAAGTCGAACAGGAGTTGTCCAAGATTTGCCATGATATTCTTGAAATCATAGACAAACATCTAATTCCATCATCTGGCACTGGAGAAGCTACCGTCTTTTATTACAAAAT GAAAGGAGATTATTATCGTTACCTTGCTGAGTTCAAGACTGATCAGGAAAAGAAAGAGGCTTCTGAACAATCATTGAAGGGCTACGAG GCTGCTACAGCCACTGCAAACTCTGATCTCCCTTCAACACATCCGATCAGGCTTGGTCTTGCTTTGAACTACTCCGTATTCTACTATGAGATCATGAATTCTCCCGAAAG GGCTTGTCACTTGGCCAAACAAGGCTTTGATGAGGCAATAGCGGAGTTGGACACTTTGAGTGAAGAATCATACAAAGACAGTACCTTAATCATGCAACTGTTGAGAGACAATCTCACACTGTGGACCTCTGATTTGCCCGAAGACGGAG TTGAAGAGAATTCGAAAGCTGATGAACCGAAAGCTGCAGAACCTCCTCAAAAAGCAGCAGAAGCAACTCAAAAAACGGAAGATCCGCCTCAA CAGTAA
- the LOC132626137 gene encoding 14-3-3-like protein GF14 iota isoform X2: MSKEKERETHVYTAKLAEQAERYDEMVESMKKVAKLDAELTVEERNLLSVGYKNVIGARRASWRIMSSIEQKEESKGNENNVKLIKGYRQKVEQELSKICHDILEIIDKHLIPSSGTGEATVFYYKMKGDYYRYLAEFKTDQEKKEASEQSLKGYEAATATANSDLPSTHPIRLGLALNYSVFYYEIMNSPERACHLAKQGFDEAIAELDTLSEESYKDSTLIMQLLRDNLTLWTSDLPEDGVEENSKADEPKAAEPPQKAAEATQKTEDPPQ; the protein is encoded by the exons ATGTCGaaggaaaaggaaagagaaaCTCATGTTTACACGGCCAAGCTCGCCGAACAAGCTGAACGTTATGATG AAATGGTTGAGAGCATGAAGAAAGTTGCAAAACTCGACGCTGAACTGACAGTGGAGGAAAGGAACTTGCTTTCTGTTGGTTACAAGAATGTTATTGGAGCTCGAAGGGCTTCGTGGCGTATTATGTCTTCCATCGAGCAGAAAGAAGAGTCGAAAGGGAATGAGAACAACGTGAAGCTGATTAAGGGATATCGTCAGAAAGTCGAACAGGAGTTGTCCAAGATTTGCCATGATATTCTTGAAATCATAGACAAACATCTAATTCCATCATCTGGCACTGGAGAAGCTACCGTCTTTTATTACAAAAT GAAAGGAGATTATTATCGTTACCTTGCTGAGTTCAAGACTGATCAGGAAAAGAAAGAGGCTTCTGAACAATCATTGAAGGGCTACGAG GCTGCTACAGCCACTGCAAACTCTGATCTCCCTTCAACACATCCGATCAGGCTTGGTCTTGCTTTGAACTACTCCGTATTCTACTATGAGATCATGAATTCTCCCGAAAG GGCTTGTCACTTGGCCAAACAAGGCTTTGATGAGGCAATAGCGGAGTTGGACACTTTGAGTGAAGAATCATACAAAGACAGTACCTTAATCATGCAACTGTTGAGAGACAATCTCACACTGTGGACCTCTGATTTGCCCGAAGACGGAG TTGAAGAGAATTCGAAAGCTGATGAACCGAAAGCTGCAGAACCTCCTCAAAAAGCAGCAGAAGCAACTCAAAAAACGGAAGATCCGCCTCAA TAA
- the LOC132626135 gene encoding membrane-bound transcription factor site-2 protease homolog, whose product MEGRRIRRWRSHNNQTHILPVRLNHPLSNSISCWYCDFKSSILNQPLFRFGRTYSRYLKAWFSMGVGFSLAVLSAVTVILLYEIGQILCLYYGNSQMSNVMSEYLFGFSSTISGLTISVADVGYLCISSIISVSVHELGHALAAASEGIQMEYIAVFLAVLFPGALVAFNHELLQALSKVSALRIYCAGVWHNAVLCAVCAWILFLQPSILYPFYIHAEGPMVLDVSPASPLSGYLSPGDVIISLDDIRINNVREWSQSIVVLTEHSYENSQNHSLEKSMKRSIGKGYCIPYSLVEEGKRVSLEGKEASCPDELSAFITIPCLDQAMPHDDNLEVNHQRDGGELRCFNAKDVLKLEKCGDGWGGLHSNRSSCLCSKEGTCFHPLLSTGEAWVEITYSSPSPLQCSQLGRMRVVDDDNSREKPCVKTFVFVGDAISLKHSVLLTSYQPRWSAKFGARLPYVLEKFLMFTFHVSLTLALLNSLPVYFLDGEAISEVIINYFRFLSSRRRRTVLQYFLFGGTVTSILVFVRVFLVLL is encoded by the exons ATGGAAGGGAGACGAATTCGAAGATGGCGAAGCCACAACAATCAAACTCATATATTGCCTGTGCGCCTCAATCATCCACTATCTAACTCCATTTCTTGTTG GTATTGTGACTTCAAATCCTCAATATTAAACCAACCCTTGTTTCGTTTCGGACGAACATATTCAAG GTACTTGAAAGCTTGGTTCTCTATGGGTGTTGGTTTTAGTCTTGCCGTTTTATCAGCTGTTACTGTG ATTCTTTTGTATGAAATTGGCCAAATACTGTGTCTTTATTATGGCAACTCCCAGATGAGCAATGTGATGAGTGAATATCTGTTTGGTTTTTCTTCTACG ATATCAGGCTTGACCATCTCAGTGGCTGACGTTGGATATTTGTGCATATCTTCCATCATATCGGTTTCAGTGCATGAACTTGGGCACGCTCTAGCTGCTGCAAG TGAGGGCATACAGATGGAGTACATCGCTGTGTTTTTGGCTGTATTATTTCCAGGCGCTCTAGTGGCATTCAATCATGAGTTACTGCAGGCATTATCCAAAGTTTCTGCTCTTCGAATATACTGTGCTGGCGTTTGGCATAATGCAGTT CTTTGTGCTGTTTGTGCCTGGATATTGTTCCTTCAACCCTCAATTTTGTATCCATTTTACATTCATGCTGAAGGCCCCATG GTACTGGATGTGTCTCCAGCATCACCATTGTCTGGCTATTTATCTCCTGGTGATGTCATCATATCATTGGATGATATCCGTATCAATAATGTTCGGGAGTGGTCACAAAGTATTGTTGTATTAACTGAACACTCTTATGAAAACTCTCAGAATCACAGCCTTGAGAAATCTATGAAAAGAAGTATTGGTAAAGGATACTGCATTCCCTATTCTTTGGTTGAAGAAGGCAAACGTGTTTCGTTGGAAGGCAAGGAAGCTTCTTGTCCTGATGAACTGAGTGCATTTATAACCATTCCATGCTTAGATCAGGCCATGCCCCATGATGACAATCTTGAGGTTAACCATCAAAGGGATGGAGGTGAACTCCGTTGCTTTAATGCGAAGGATGTCTTGAAGCTTGAGAAATGTGGTGATGGTTGGGGCGGACTTCATAGCAATAGGAGCAGCTGCTTATGTTCTAAG GAGGGAACATGCTTTCATCCACTTTTGTCGACCGGTGAAGCATGGGTGGAGATCACATACTCAAGCCCTTCTCCCCTGCAATGCTCGCAACTTGGAAGAATGCGTGTGGTCGATGATGATAACTCCAGGGAGAAACCCTGTGTTAAAACCTTTGTTTTTGTGGGTGATGCAATTTCATTAAAACATTCAGTTCTCTTGACTTCATATCAACCTCGTTGGTCAGCTAAATTTGGTGCACGTCTTCCTTATGTACTGGAGAAGTTTTTGATGTTCACCTTTCATGTCTCTTTGACGCTTGCACTTCTCAACAGCCTGCCG GTTTATTTCCTTGATGGTGAGGCCATCTCTGAGGTGATTATAAACTACTTTAGGTTCCTAAGTTCCAGGAGGAGGAGAACTGTTCTTCAGTATTTCCTATTTGGTGGAACAGTTACATCTATTCTTGTCTTCGTCCGGGTTTTCCTTGTTTTATTGTGA
- the LOC132626137 gene encoding 14-3-3-like protein GF14 iota isoform X3, whose protein sequence is MVESMKKVAKLDAELTVEERNLLSVGYKNVIGARRASWRIMSSIEQKEESKGNENNVKLIKGYRQKVEQELSKICHDILEIIDKHLIPSSGTGEATVFYYKMKGDYYRYLAEFKTDQEKKEASEQSLKGYEAATATANSDLPSTHPIRLGLALNYSVFYYEIMNSPERACHLAKQGFDEAIAELDTLSEESYKDSTLIMQLLRDNLTLWTSDLPEDGVEENSKADEPKAAEPPQKAAEATQKTEDPPQQ, encoded by the exons ATGGTTGAGAGCATGAAGAAAGTTGCAAAACTCGACGCTGAACTGACAGTGGAGGAAAGGAACTTGCTTTCTGTTGGTTACAAGAATGTTATTGGAGCTCGAAGGGCTTCGTGGCGTATTATGTCTTCCATCGAGCAGAAAGAAGAGTCGAAAGGGAATGAGAACAACGTGAAGCTGATTAAGGGATATCGTCAGAAAGTCGAACAGGAGTTGTCCAAGATTTGCCATGATATTCTTGAAATCATAGACAAACATCTAATTCCATCATCTGGCACTGGAGAAGCTACCGTCTTTTATTACAAAAT GAAAGGAGATTATTATCGTTACCTTGCTGAGTTCAAGACTGATCAGGAAAAGAAAGAGGCTTCTGAACAATCATTGAAGGGCTACGAG GCTGCTACAGCCACTGCAAACTCTGATCTCCCTTCAACACATCCGATCAGGCTTGGTCTTGCTTTGAACTACTCCGTATTCTACTATGAGATCATGAATTCTCCCGAAAG GGCTTGTCACTTGGCCAAACAAGGCTTTGATGAGGCAATAGCGGAGTTGGACACTTTGAGTGAAGAATCATACAAAGACAGTACCTTAATCATGCAACTGTTGAGAGACAATCTCACACTGTGGACCTCTGATTTGCCCGAAGACGGAG TTGAAGAGAATTCGAAAGCTGATGAACCGAAAGCTGCAGAACCTCCTCAAAAAGCAGCAGAAGCAACTCAAAAAACGGAAGATCCGCCTCAA CAGTAA